A single Drosophila miranda strain MSH22 chromosome XR, D.miranda_PacBio2.1, whole genome shotgun sequence DNA region contains:
- the LOC108152731 gene encoding uncharacterized protein LOC108152731, with the protein MAGCSGGGRKYPAASHWKERRSQSPGYRRAGGGPEGGTQPRYVSMSMSVEDLCRRADNVANQEDFERWKDIVKVRWTMYEEQRNYNRRRQSMPVGGDATIWGILSLVQQELEEKLQMKKMLGSCRRFPSPMALMDSDRMADGQLQELELVRDVLCGTDEVRPEKKHQPEPVVVELQNKPLAYRPKAEIKWRPLTLPESLKRYLANEPKPSREDMQQPKAEPTTPRFSPSDPPEESHRRAEALPGLLEKFNQMGRCNRMGLLVPANALLQLAEELSQNATWTAPETSPVAERGMPQGRRPRIAHRITEDPDYAQYDPLLLYVNEKFHLDARSAMDVSARAEDTPTSFYSALDVSEPESETETETEALGYCPVCNKRHLRVPPTF; encoded by the coding sequence ATGGCCGGATGCAGTGGTGGAGGACGCAAGTATCCTGCAGCGTCTCACTGGAAGGAGCGAAGGAGCCAGTCGCCCGGCTACCGTCGAGCAGGAGGAGGACCAGAAGGAGGAACCCAGCCCCGCTACgtgtcgatgtcgatgtcggtGGAGGATCTGTGCCGCCGCGCGGACAACGTGGCCAATCAGGAGGATTTCGAGCGCTGGAAGGACATTGTGAAGGTGCGCTGGACCATGTACGAGGAGCAGCGGAATTACAACAGGCGCCGCCAGTCCATGCCTGTGGGCGGCGATGCCACCATCTGGGGCATCCTGTCGTTGGTgcagcaggagctggaggagaAGCTGCAGATGAAGAAGATGCTGGGCAGCTGCCGGCGGTTCCCCTCGCCCATGGCCCTCATGGACAGCGATCGGATGGCGGACGGGCAGCTCCAGGAGCTCGAGCTGGTGCGGGACGTGCTGTGTGGCACGGATGAGGTCAGGCCCGAGAAAAAGCACCAGCCAGAGCCCGTCGTCGTGGAGCTGCAGAATAAACCCCTGGCATATCGCCCCAAGGCTGAGATCAAATGGCGGCCACTAACACTGCCAGAGTCCTTGAAGCGCTACTTGGCGAACGAGCCGAAGCCCAGCAGGGAGGACATGCAGCAGCCGAAGGCGGAACCCACGACGCCCCGCTTCAGTCCCAGTGATCCTCCCGAGGAGAGCCACAGGCGAGCAGAGGCTCTGCCTGGCTTGCTGGAGAAGTTCAACCAGATGGGGAGGTGCAACCGGATGGGGCTGCTGGTGCCGGCCAATGCCTTGCTGCAGCTCGCCGAGGAGCTGTCGCAGAACGCCACCTGGACTGCACCCGAAACGAGCCCCGTGGCGGAAAGAGGCATGCCCCAGGGTCGCCGCCCCCGCATCGCCCACCGCATCACCGAGGACCCTGACTACGCGCAGTACGATCCCCTGCTGCTCTACGTGAACGAGAAGTTCCACCTGGACGCCAGGTCCGCGATGGACGTCTCCGCTCGAGCCGAGGACACCCCTACCAGCTTTTACAGCGCCTTGGATGTGTCCGAGCCGGAgtcggagacggagacggagacggaagCCCTTGGATATTGCCCGGTGTGCAACAAGCGGCATCTGCGTGTGCCGCCGACATTCTGA